The stretch of DNA GCGATCACGACGTCGTCGAGCGGGGTGTGCGATTGCGTGGCCAGGCGCTTGAGGATGGCAAAGCCGATCCAGTGGATGATCAGCGCGCCGGCAATGGCGACGCCGAGTACCGTAAGCACTTCGATCAGGGCGGAAGTCGATATGGTCCAGCTGCGCGGCAGGAAAGGTTCGAGCATGGTTGGCATGCCTATGGCCCCAAGGCGCCCGATTCAACCCACCCGTTCAATCGGCAGTGGGCAGGTCGATGCAAACGATCAGCCCGCCGGGCGTGAATTCCCGAGTGACCGTTCCACCGAACTGGCGTGCCGCGCTGTCCATCATCATGGTTCCGAAACCCTTGTTCCCGGGCTCGCCAACGACTTCGGCACCATCTTCCTTCCAGGTCAGCCGGACCCGGTCGCCCTCGCGCTTCCAGTCGACGGCGATCGACCCACCGCAACTCCAAGCGCCATATTTGACCGCATTGGTAGTCAGTTCGTGCAGCACCAGACCCAGCGGGGTGACCCTTTTGGCCGGAAGGAAAACCTCCGGCCCTTCGATCGTCGCGGTGTGGCTGGGCGAACGATAGGGTGCCAGAGTGGTCTCGACCAGCTGGGCAAGTGCGGCCACCGGCCGGTCTATCTCCCCCTGGGTAACTTCATGCGCGGTCAGCAGTGCGCGAATGCGGTTGCTGATACTCTCGGTCAGCTCCCTTGCCTCGGGCTTGCCGCGCGCGCTCATCTGGACGATCGCGAGAACCACGGCAAAGAGGTTCTTGACCCTATGGTTGAGCTCGCGCGCGAGCAGGTCGGCGCGATCGCGGGCTTCCGCCAAGGCCGCGGCCTGCGCCGCTTCCGCTTCCGCCCTGGCCGCCCGACTTACCAGTGCGGTGCCGGCGATCATGGCCAGCACCAGCATTGCCAGCAGTCCGCCCAGCAAGGGCAAGACACGCGATTCTGCGAGTGCTGCCTGCGCCGTTGCTTCGCCCAGTATTGCGTTTTCAATCTGCTCCATCTCGCGCATCGCGCGGTTGAGCCGTTCCATGGTTTCGACGCCTTCGTCGGTCAGCACGGCGCGACGCGCGTCGAGCAGGCGCCCACTTTCGAGCAGCGCGACACTTGCTTCCATCTCGTCGAACTTGGCCCGGGCCAACACGTCGATCTCGTCGATCAGCTCCGACTGGCGCGGCGTGGCCTGTTCGCCGAGCAATTCGCGCAGCCTGTCGAGTGCCGGGCCGATCTGCTCGCGGCCAACCAGATACGGTTCGAGGTAGCGCCGATCGAGCGTGATGAGGTAGCCGCGTTGGCCGGTCTCGCCGTTGATTGTCGCCCGTCCAATCCGGCGAAGTTGGTCAAGCACTTCGACCGTCTTTTCCGCCTGATCGCGTTGCGCGCGTTCTGCGTCCACCGTCTTGTAAACGAGGAACAGCAAGGCGAGCATGGCGGCGCCAATGATCGCGAGCAGCGCGACATTCACCCAGCGCAGCCGCCGCTGACGCATGGCAAAGGCGAAGGTGCGCTTCAGTGCGCCGCTCCCCAGCTCGCCCCCGTGCCGATCTCCACGCCCAATGGGACGCTAAGTTCGACTGCCGGGCGCGCTGCTTCGGCCATGATGCGCTCGATGACCGGCGACGCTGCTGGCACATCGCCTTCGGGGAGCTCGAACACCAATTCGTCGTGCACCTGCAGCAGCATCCGTACATGGCCCAGCCCGGCCTGTTCCAGCGCCGGGACCATCCGGGCCATTGCGCGCTTGATGATGTCGGCGCTGGTGCCCTGGATCGGCGCGTTTATCGCCGCGCGCTCGCTCCCTGCGCGCTCGTTCGGGTTCTTCGAATTGATCCGGGGGAACCAGGTCTTGCGCCCGAACAGCGTTTCCGAATAACCGCGTTCGCGCACGCTCTCGAGCGTCGAATGGATATAGTGCTGAATGCCCGGGAAGCGCTGGAAATAGGTGTCGATCATCGCCTGCGCTTCTTCCGGAGTGACCCCAAGCCGTCCGGCAAGACCCCAGCGCGAAATGCCATAGAGGATGGCGAAATTGATCGTCTTGGCGCGTCCACGCGTGTCGCGATCGACCGTTCCGAACATCTCCATCGCGGTGCGCGCGTGGATGTCCTCGCCGGCTGCAAAAGCAGCCTTCAGGCTTGGAACGTCGGCCATGTGCGCGGCAAGGCGCAGCTCTATCTGCGAATAGTCGGCAGCGAGCAGAACGTTACCCGGCTCCGCGACAAAGGCCTCGCGAATCTGGCGGCCGATCTCCGTCCGGATCGGGATGTTCTGCAGGTTGGGATCGGTCGAGGACAAGCGCCCGGTCTGCGCCCCGACCAGCGAGTAGCTGGTGTGGACGCGATTGGTTTCGGGATTGATCGCTTCCTGCAGGGCATCGGTATAGGTCGACTTGAGTTTCGCCAGCTGGCGCCATTCGAGCACCTTGTCGGCGATCACCGCGCCTTCTCCCGAAAGCCGTTCGAGGATTGCCTGGTCGGTTGAATACTGCCCGCTCTTGCCCTTGCGCCCACCCTTGTAGCCGAGCTTGTCGAACAGGATATCGCCGAGCTGCTTAGGGCTTCCAACGGTGAAAGGCTCGCCCGCAAGCTGGTGGATCTCGCCCTCGAGCCGCGCGGTCTCCTTGGCGAACTCCTCGGAAAGCTTGGCCAGGTGCGGGCGATTGACGTGGATGCCGTGGCGCTCCATCTGTGCCACCACCGGGACCAGCGGGCGGTCGACCCGCTCATAGATCCGCGTCCCGCCTTCCTCGGACAAGCGCGGTTTGAGCAGTGCGTGCAGCCGCCAGGTGACGTCGGCGTCCTCCGCGGCATATTCGGTCGCCTTGCCAAGCGGGACCTCGCCGAAGGGGATTGCCTTCTTGCCCGTTCCGCAGACGTCCTTGAAGGCGATGCAGGTGTGGCCCAGGTGGCGCTCGGCCAGTTCATCCATGCCGTGCCCGCCACCGATCCCGTCGAGGCCGCGGCCGGCATCGAGATCGAAACTGATCACCATGGTGTCGTCGATCGGAGACACCATGATGCCTTGCCGGGCGAGCACGTTGAGGTCGTATTTCCCATTGTGGAAGACCTTGAGCACCGCGTCGCTTTCCAGCAGCGGCTTGAGTGCGGCCAGTGCGGCGGCCTTGTCGATCTGTTGCGGCTTGTCGGAGAACATGTCGCTCCCGCCGTGACCCAGCGGGATGTAGCAGGCGTCATTGGGCCCGATCGCGAGACTGACCCCGACCAGCTCCGCGCGGATCGCGTCGAGGCTGCTGGTTTCGGTGTCGACTGCGACCAGTCGCGCCGCCTGCGCCCGGGCGATCCAGTGCTCCAGCCGTGCTATCTCCTGTACGCATTCATAGGCCGACCGGTCGACGGTCGGCATCTCGGGCAGCGGCTGGCGATTGCCCCCGTCACTCGCCGGGGCGCTCGCCGTTTCCTGCTTCGCCGGATTGAGATTGGTCGCGCGCGAGGGGCTGCCCGCGCCTGCGCCCAGGCGCTTGAGCAGGCTGGTGAAGCCATGCTTGGCCAAGAAGGCGGCGAGCGGTTCGGGCGGTACGCCTTCGAGCTTGAAATCGTCGAGCGGTTCGGGGAGTTCGCAATCCTCCTTGAGCGTGACCAGCACCCGGCTCAGCTCGGCCATATCGCGGCCTTCGAGCAGGCGTTCCTGCAGCTTGGACTTCTTCATCTCGGGCGCTGCATCGAGCGCCGCGGTGAGCGAACCGTGTTCCGAGATGAGTTTCGAAGCCGTCTTGGGGCCGATGCCGTAGATCCCCGGGATATTGTCGACACTGTCGCCCATCAGGGCGAGTACGTCGCCGACCAGCTCGGGCGGGACGCCGAACTTCTCCTCGACTTCTTCGCGATAGATCCGCTGGCTCTTCATGGT from Erythrobacter mangrovi encodes:
- a CDS encoding sensor histidine kinase codes for the protein MRQRRLRWVNVALLAIIGAAMLALLFLVYKTVDAERAQRDQAEKTVEVLDQLRRIGRATINGETGQRGYLITLDRRYLEPYLVGREQIGPALDRLRELLGEQATPRQSELIDEIDVLARAKFDEMEASVALLESGRLLDARRAVLTDEGVETMERLNRAMREMEQIENAILGEATAQAALAESRVLPLLGGLLAMLVLAMIAGTALVSRAARAEAEAAQAAALAEARDRADLLARELNHRVKNLFAVVLAIVQMSARGKPEARELTESISNRIRALLTAHEVTQGEIDRPVAALAQLVETTLAPYRSPSHTATIEGPEVFLPAKRVTPLGLVLHELTTNAVKYGAWSCGGSIAVDWKREGDRVRLTWKEDGAEVVGEPGNKGFGTMMMDSAARQFGGTVTREFTPGGLIVCIDLPTAD
- the polA gene encoding DNA polymerase I, which translates into the protein MAVKPHLYLVDGSAYIFRAYHRLPPLTDPEGTPVGAVYGYTTMLWKLADDLDKADGPTHLAVILDKGSYSFRNDIYPEYKANRPPPPEDLRPQFPLIRDATRAFSLPCIEEEGLEADDLIASYARAAQSQGWNVTIVSSDKDLMQLVGEVDGARIDMLDTMKSQRIYREEVEEKFGVPPELVGDVLALMGDSVDNIPGIYGIGPKTASKLISEHGSLTAALDAAPEMKKSKLQERLLEGRDMAELSRVLVTLKEDCELPEPLDDFKLEGVPPEPLAAFLAKHGFTSLLKRLGAGAGSPSRATNLNPAKQETASAPASDGGNRQPLPEMPTVDRSAYECVQEIARLEHWIARAQAARLVAVDTETSSLDAIRAELVGVSLAIGPNDACYIPLGHGGSDMFSDKPQQIDKAAALAALKPLLESDAVLKVFHNGKYDLNVLARQGIMVSPIDDTMVISFDLDAGRGLDGIGGGHGMDELAERHLGHTCIAFKDVCGTGKKAIPFGEVPLGKATEYAAEDADVTWRLHALLKPRLSEEGGTRIYERVDRPLVPVVAQMERHGIHVNRPHLAKLSEEFAKETARLEGEIHQLAGEPFTVGSPKQLGDILFDKLGYKGGRKGKSGQYSTDQAILERLSGEGAVIADKVLEWRQLAKLKSTYTDALQEAINPETNRVHTSYSLVGAQTGRLSSTDPNLQNIPIRTEIGRQIREAFVAEPGNVLLAADYSQIELRLAAHMADVPSLKAAFAAGEDIHARTAMEMFGTVDRDTRGRAKTINFAILYGISRWGLAGRLGVTPEEAQAMIDTYFQRFPGIQHYIHSTLESVRERGYSETLFGRKTWFPRINSKNPNERAGSERAAINAPIQGTSADIIKRAMARMVPALEQAGLGHVRMLLQVHDELVFELPEGDVPAASPVIERIMAEAARPAVELSVPLGVEIGTGASWGAAH